A portion of the Pseudomonas protegens CHA0 genome contains these proteins:
- a CDS encoding ABC transporter permease, with protein sequence MNAYWQCLRGIVLREWLRFVLQRTRFLSALVRPLLWLLVFAAGFRAALGIAIIEPYSTYIPYEVYIVPGLACMILLFNGMQGSLSMVYDREMGSMRVLLTSPLPRAFLLASKLLATSLISLLQVYAFLAVAWLYGVQPPAMGLLSALPALLLVALMLSALGLLLSNAIRQLENFAGVMNFVIFPLFFLSSALYPLWKMLEASPWLYWLCALNPFTHAVELVRFALYQRLNLLALAVCLGLTLVFSLLAVLTFNPQHAALRKST encoded by the coding sequence ATGAACGCCTACTGGCAATGCCTGCGCGGCATCGTGCTGCGCGAATGGCTGCGCTTCGTGCTGCAGCGCACACGCTTTCTCAGCGCCCTGGTGCGCCCGCTACTGTGGCTGCTGGTGTTTGCCGCCGGCTTTCGCGCGGCCCTGGGCATCGCCATCATCGAGCCCTACAGCACCTACATTCCCTACGAGGTCTACATCGTCCCGGGGCTGGCCTGCATGATCCTGCTGTTCAACGGCATGCAGGGCTCGCTGTCGATGGTCTACGACCGGGAAATGGGCAGCATGCGCGTGCTGCTCACCAGCCCCCTGCCCCGGGCCTTCCTGCTGGCCAGCAAGCTGTTGGCCACCTCATTGATCTCGCTGCTGCAGGTCTATGCCTTCCTCGCCGTGGCCTGGCTGTATGGCGTGCAACCGCCGGCCATGGGGCTGCTCAGCGCCCTGCCGGCGCTGCTGCTGGTGGCCCTGATGCTCAGCGCCCTGGGGTTGCTGCTGTCCAACGCCATCCGCCAGCTGGAGAACTTTGCCGGGGTGATGAACTTCGTGATCTTCCCGCTGTTCTTCCTGTCCTCGGCGCTGTACCCGCTGTGGAAGATGCTCGAAGCCAGCCCCTGGCTGTACTGGCTGTGCGCCCTCAACCCCTTCACCCACGCCGTGGAACTGGTGCGCTTCGCCCTGTATCAACGCCTCAACCTGCTGGCCCTGGCCGTGTGCCTGGGCCTGACCCTGGTGTTCTCCCTGCTGGCGGTGCTGACCTTCAACCCCCAGCACGCCGCCCTGCGCAAAAGCACCTGA
- a CDS encoding ABC transporter substrate-binding protein, with amino-acid sequence MHQPAPLIPTCLLALASVLLPLAASQASEDPLQVRIGYLGYHPDPGPLLSNIIPEPADAGLQGAQLAIVDSNSTGRFLKQQFQLDSASVDSPEALLQAAKAQHDQGLRLFVVNAPAASLRELSAALPDSLLFNAGSPDDALRSSQCLGNVLHSLPGRAMLADALVQFMVLRKWQRALLVVGQTEDDRAYADALRRATQRFGVKLVAEKNWSFDNDQRRSAQTDMPLFTQTAEYDVVLVADERGDFGEYLPYQTWFPRPVAGTQGLTPTGWHKSVETFGAAQLQKRFEAQAGRWMNDRDFAAWMAVRSVASAVSKLRQADPRALQTLLLSDQLPLDGFKGRKLSYRPWNGELRQPIPLVQPRALVSTSPQDGFLHPFNEMDSLGYDRPEVTCRYP; translated from the coding sequence ATGCACCAGCCTGCCCCGCTTATCCCGACCTGCCTGCTGGCCCTGGCCTCGGTCCTGTTGCCCCTGGCCGCGAGCCAGGCCAGCGAGGACCCCTTGCAGGTACGCATCGGCTACCTGGGCTATCACCCCGACCCCGGCCCGCTGCTGTCCAACATCATTCCCGAGCCAGCCGACGCCGGGCTGCAGGGCGCGCAGCTGGCGATTGTCGACAGCAACAGCACCGGGCGCTTTCTCAAGCAGCAGTTCCAGCTCGACAGCGCCAGCGTCGACAGCCCCGAGGCGCTGCTGCAAGCCGCCAAGGCCCAGCATGACCAGGGCCTGCGGCTGTTCGTGGTGAATGCCCCGGCGGCCAGCCTGCGCGAGTTGTCCGCCGCCCTGCCCGACAGCCTCTTGTTCAACGCCGGCAGCCCCGACGACGCCCTGCGCAGCAGCCAGTGCCTGGGCAACGTGCTGCACAGCCTGCCCGGCCGGGCGATGCTGGCCGACGCCCTGGTGCAGTTCATGGTGCTGCGCAAATGGCAGCGGGCCTTGCTCGTCGTCGGCCAGACCGAAGACGACCGGGCCTACGCCGACGCCTTGCGCCGGGCCACCCAGCGCTTCGGCGTGAAGCTGGTCGCCGAGAAGAACTGGAGCTTCGACAACGACCAGCGTCGCAGCGCCCAGACCGACATGCCGCTGTTCACCCAGACCGCCGAATACGACGTGGTGCTGGTGGCCGACGAGCGCGGCGACTTCGGCGAGTACCTGCCCTACCAGACCTGGTTCCCGCGCCCGGTGGCCGGCACCCAGGGCCTGACTCCCACCGGCTGGCACAAGAGCGTCGAGACCTTCGGCGCCGCGCAGTTGCAAAAGCGCTTCGAAGCCCAGGCCGGACGCTGGATGAACGACCGCGACTTCGCTGCCTGGATGGCGGTGCGCAGCGTCGCCAGCGCGGTGAGCAAACTGCGCCAGGCCGACCCTCGGGCCCTGCAGACGCTGCTGCTCAGCGACCAGCTGCCGCTGGACGGGTTCAAGGGCCGCAAGCTCAGCTACCGGCCGTGGAACGGCGAACTGCGCCAGCCGATTCCCCTGGTGCAACCCCGAGCCCTGGTCAGCACTTCGCCCCAGGACGGTTTCCTGCACCCCTTCAACGAAATGGACAGCCTGGGCTACGACCGCCCCGAAGTGACCTGCCGCTACCCCTGA
- the nahK gene encoding hybrid sensor histidine kinase/response regulator NahK/ErcS' yields MACTSTRPSPGSPLPAVELRPAAELQAQLDDLQRENRKLRRINSALIERVESGITRGNDPYAAFQHSVVLAEQVRERTDALNQAMAELKAGNHLLSEARLRAETAHQHLIDAIESISDAFVLFDQEQRIVLFNSRFRAFWSHSRVRIMAGMRLSEVRRLLTSTGLFSEEPRSGGDEQLLYRLHNGRWLQVSERPTREGGRVILFTDITEVKHSETLRREQAVAQKSHLLQRAVDNLSQGVAMVSAEGVLELWNRRFLELSGLAPVAAHRLFAEVIGDSELRLLSPDSRDANGRPIHECEQRLSDGRVLEIRTHPLPTGGFVNTFTDITERYQHAEALSESERWIRLITDHVPALIAYLNADLVYEFTNKVYEEWYCWPRGVMLGQSLREVHSEQHYQRLESYVERALAGESVTFEFAETNINNQERYMLRSYVPNRLANGEVVGIFVLIRDITERRRTAEALHQAYQNLELRVRERTAELTTLNQQLLREIEERSRVESRLREAKAEAERANLSKTKFLAAVSHDLLQPLNAARLFTSALLERRDPQASSALVRNVSNSLEDVENLLGTLVDISKLDAGVIKADIAPFALSELLENLAAEYAQVARSEGLELHFVACSALVRSDIQLLARILRNLLSNAIRYTRQGRVVLGCRRQGRWLSIQVWDSGMGIAAERLEEIFQEFKRGEEQRPDQDRGLGLGLAIVEKIAGILGHRIGVRSWPGRGSVFSVQVPISASAPLPAPRPELGDALLERLQGARIWVLDNDAAICAGMRTLLEGWGCQVITALSEEDLARQVDDYRAEADLLIADYHLDQQQNGIDAVARINARRALAIPAMMITANYSNELKQQLRELGHTLMHKPVRPMKLKTAISHLLSPTRHP; encoded by the coding sequence ATGGCATGCACATCAACCAGACCTTCACCGGGGTCGCCATTGCCCGCAGTCGAACTCCGGCCCGCCGCTGAGCTGCAAGCGCAGCTCGATGACCTGCAGCGCGAGAACCGCAAGCTGCGGCGGATCAACAGCGCGCTGATCGAACGGGTCGAATCCGGCATCACCCGTGGCAACGACCCCTATGCGGCGTTCCAGCATTCGGTGGTGCTGGCCGAGCAGGTGCGCGAACGCACCGACGCCCTGAACCAGGCCATGGCCGAGCTCAAGGCCGGCAACCATTTGCTCAGCGAAGCGCGGCTGCGGGCCGAGACGGCGCACCAGCACCTGATCGACGCCATCGAGAGCATTTCCGACGCCTTCGTGCTGTTCGACCAGGAGCAGCGCATCGTCCTGTTCAACAGCCGCTTCCGTGCCTTCTGGAGCCACAGCCGGGTACGGATCATGGCCGGCATGCGCCTCTCGGAAGTGCGCAGGTTGCTGACCAGCACCGGGCTGTTCAGCGAAGAACCGCGCAGTGGCGGTGACGAGCAGTTGCTGTATCGCCTGCATAACGGCCGCTGGCTGCAGGTCAGCGAGCGGCCGACCCGGGAAGGCGGGCGGGTGATCCTGTTCACCGACATCACCGAGGTCAAGCACAGCGAAACCCTGCGCCGGGAACAGGCGGTGGCGCAAAAGTCCCACCTGCTGCAACGGGCGGTGGACAACCTGTCCCAGGGCGTGGCCATGGTCAGCGCCGAGGGCGTGCTGGAGTTGTGGAACCGGCGCTTCCTGGAGCTCAGCGGGCTGGCCCCGGTGGCCGCGCATCGCTTGTTTGCCGAGGTCATCGGCGACAGCGAACTGCGCCTGCTGAGCCCCGACAGCCGCGACGCCAACGGCCGGCCGATCCACGAATGCGAGCAGCGCCTGAGCGATGGCCGGGTGCTGGAGATCCGCACCCATCCGCTGCCTACCGGTGGTTTCGTCAACACCTTCACCGACATCACCGAGCGCTACCAGCACGCCGAGGCCCTGAGCGAAAGCGAACGCTGGATCCGCCTGATCACCGACCATGTGCCGGCGCTGATCGCCTACCTCAATGCCGACCTGGTGTACGAGTTCACCAACAAGGTCTACGAGGAATGGTACTGCTGGCCCCGCGGCGTGATGCTCGGCCAGAGCCTGCGCGAGGTGCACAGCGAGCAGCACTACCAGCGCCTGGAAAGCTATGTGGAACGGGCCCTGGCCGGGGAGAGCGTGACCTTCGAATTCGCCGAGACCAACATCAACAATCAGGAGCGCTACATGCTGCGCTCCTACGTGCCCAACCGCCTGGCCAATGGCGAGGTGGTGGGGATCTTCGTGCTGATCCGCGACATCACCGAGCGCCGGCGCACCGCCGAGGCCCTGCATCAGGCCTACCAGAACCTGGAGCTGCGGGTGCGCGAACGCACCGCCGAGCTGACCACCCTCAACCAGCAGCTGCTGCGCGAGATCGAAGAGCGCAGCCGGGTGGAATCACGCTTGCGCGAAGCCAAGGCCGAGGCCGAACGGGCCAACCTGTCGAAGACCAAGTTCCTTGCCGCGGTCAGCCATGACCTGCTGCAACCCCTGAACGCCGCGCGGCTGTTCACCAGCGCCTTGCTGGAGCGTCGCGATCCCCAGGCCAGCAGCGCCCTGGTGCGCAATGTCAGCAACTCCCTGGAAGACGTGGAAAACCTGCTGGGTACCCTGGTGGACATTTCCAAGCTCGATGCCGGGGTGATCAAGGCCGATATCGCGCCCTTTGCCTTGAGCGAACTGCTGGAAAACCTCGCCGCCGAGTACGCCCAGGTGGCCCGCAGCGAAGGCCTGGAACTGCACTTCGTGGCCTGCTCGGCGCTGGTGCGCAGCGACATCCAGCTGCTGGCGCGGATTCTGCGCAACCTGTTGAGCAACGCCATCCGCTACACCCGCCAGGGCCGGGTGGTGCTGGGCTGTCGGCGCCAGGGGCGCTGGCTGTCGATCCAAGTCTGGGACAGCGGCATGGGTATCGCCGCCGAACGCCTGGAGGAAATCTTCCAGGAGTTCAAGCGTGGCGAAGAACAGCGCCCGGACCAGGACCGCGGCCTGGGCCTGGGGCTGGCCATCGTCGAGAAGATTGCCGGGATTCTCGGGCACCGCATTGGCGTGCGCTCCTGGCCGGGGCGTGGTTCGGTGTTCAGCGTGCAGGTGCCGATCAGCGCCAGCGCGCCCTTGCCAGCGCCGCGCCCGGAGCTGGGCGACGCCCTGCTGGAGCGTTTGCAGGGCGCGCGGATCTGGGTGCTGGATAACGACGCGGCGATCTGCGCCGGCATGCGCACCTTGCTTGAAGGCTGGGGCTGCCAGGTGATCACCGCCTTGTCCGAAGAAGACCTGGCGCGCCAGGTGGACGACTACCGCGCCGAGGCCGACCTGCTGATTGCCGACTACCACCTGGACCAGCAACAGAACGGCATCGATGCGGTAGCGCGAATCAACGCCCGTCGCGCCCTGGCGATCCCGGCGATGATGATCACCGCCAACTACAGCAACGAGCTCAAACAGCAACTGCGCGAACTGGGCCACACCCTGATGCACAAACCGGTGCGCCCGATGAAACTCAAGACCGCCATCAGCCACCTGCTGAGCCCAACGCGGCATCCCTGA
- a CDS encoding sensor histidine kinase — MSALWRINLWVTAFFAVVTLACAALLLHQAVADVERELQSAEAVVEYLSDSAARNPAGLQPHLTQSLRHVRVHWLAADEAARMPEEAGLDAWLGRQLFSERRHSARELDLGDGRRVLIAVDARDEIDEVWDSLQQLLSLCGLALFLSLLTIRWAVRRGMGLLDDLLRALQQVSGGQLAVRLREAGLPEARQLAGHFNRMTATLEQTRADNAQLTQALLAVQERERTYLAQTLHDDLGQYLAGIRAQVCLLRMVADQPTVVEHTAQALELNCERLQQGFRALVQDLYPVVLQHLPLAEAFGLLVSQWQDSQGIDCQLRVGADLPALPSASKTHLYRLLQEALTNVARHADASQVRVRLQRSARGLRLLVRDNGCGAHQPQRPGVGLHSMAERARSLGGELHILSRPGAGWALALNMPLNMPMEA; from the coding sequence ATGTCGGCACTGTGGCGGATCAACCTGTGGGTTACGGCATTCTTTGCTGTGGTGACCCTGGCCTGCGCCGCCTTGCTGCTGCATCAGGCGGTGGCCGATGTCGAGCGTGAGTTGCAGTCCGCCGAGGCGGTGGTGGAGTACCTCAGCGACAGCGCCGCGCGCAACCCGGCGGGCCTGCAACCGCACCTGACCCAGAGCCTGCGCCATGTACGGGTGCACTGGCTGGCGGCGGACGAGGCGGCCCGCATGCCGGAAGAGGCCGGGCTGGACGCCTGGCTCGGCCGCCAGCTGTTCAGCGAGCGCCGCCACAGCGCCCGCGAGCTGGACCTGGGCGACGGCCGCCGAGTGCTGATCGCCGTGGACGCGCGGGATGAGATCGACGAAGTCTGGGACTCCCTGCAACAGCTCTTGAGCCTGTGCGGCCTGGCCCTGTTCCTGAGCCTGCTGACCATCCGTTGGGCCGTGCGCCGCGGCATGGGCTTGCTGGATGATTTGCTGCGGGCCTTGCAGCAGGTGTCCGGCGGGCAACTGGCGGTGCGCCTGCGCGAAGCCGGCCTGCCGGAAGCGCGGCAACTGGCCGGGCACTTCAACCGCATGACCGCGACCCTGGAACAGACCCGCGCCGACAACGCGCAACTGACCCAGGCCCTGCTGGCGGTGCAGGAGCGCGAGCGCACCTACCTGGCGCAGACCCTGCACGACGACCTCGGGCAATACCTGGCGGGCATCCGCGCCCAGGTCTGCCTGCTGCGCATGGTGGCCGACCAGCCGACGGTGGTGGAACACACGGCCCAGGCCCTGGAGCTCAACTGCGAGCGCTTGCAGCAAGGCTTTCGCGCCCTGGTGCAGGACCTGTACCCGGTGGTGCTGCAGCACCTGCCGCTGGCCGAAGCCTTCGGCCTGCTGGTGAGCCAATGGCAGGACAGCCAGGGCATCGACTGCCAATTGCGGGTCGGCGCCGACCTGCCAGCGTTGCCCAGCGCCAGCAAGACCCACCTCTACCGCCTGCTGCAAGAAGCGCTGACCAATGTCGCCCGGCACGCCGATGCCAGCCAGGTACGGGTGCGCCTGCAACGCAGCGCCCGGGGCCTGCGCCTGCTGGTGCGCGACAACGGTTGCGGCGCGCACCAGCCCCAGCGCCCCGGCGTCGGCCTGCACTCGATGGCCGAGCGGGCCCGCAGCCTGGGCGGCGAACTGCACATCCTCAGCCGTCCCGGCGCCGGTTGGGCACTGGCCTTGAACATGCCCCTGAACATGCCCATGGAGGCCTGA
- a CDS encoding type II toxin-antitoxin system RelE/ParE family toxin produces MDALEKAYLHIGRHPALGMSRYAHELDLPGVLCLPLKRCPYLVFYVERDDYIDVWRVLHGMRDFPEWLAEGVFR; encoded by the coding sequence ATCGATGCTTTGGAAAAGGCCTATCTTCATATCGGCCGCCATCCGGCCTTGGGTATGTCTCGCTACGCCCACGAGCTGGATCTGCCGGGGGTGCTTTGCTTGCCGCTGAAGCGCTGTCCCTATCTGGTGTTCTACGTTGAACGCGATGACTACATCGACGTATGGCGGGTTTTGCATGGTATGCGGGACTTTCCTGAGTGGTTGGCTGAAGGTGTTTTCCGGTAG
- a CDS encoding response regulator transcription factor — MYKILIADDHPLFREAIHNVISDGFPGSEVMETADLDSALALTQEHDDLDLILLDLNMPGMHGLNGLITLRNEAPTIPVVIVSAEQDKQIVLQAITYGAVGFITKSSARSQMTDAIEQILNGNVYLPPDIIRTQKSQPGRRSSETPSFPPELLQALTRKQLLVLERMTKGESNKQIAYTLDIAETTVKAHVSAILRKLNVHNRVQAILSAGDIDFGAYLRR, encoded by the coding sequence ATGTATAAAATTCTGATAGCCGACGATCACCCACTGTTTCGCGAAGCCATCCACAACGTCATCAGCGACGGATTTCCCGGCAGCGAGGTGATGGAAACCGCCGACCTGGACAGCGCCCTGGCCCTGACCCAGGAACACGACGACCTCGACCTGATCCTGCTGGACCTGAACATGCCCGGCATGCACGGCCTCAACGGCCTGATCACCCTGCGCAACGAAGCGCCGACCATTCCGGTGGTGATCGTTTCCGCCGAGCAGGACAAGCAGATCGTGCTCCAGGCCATCACCTACGGCGCCGTCGGCTTCATCACCAAATCCTCGGCGCGCTCGCAGATGACCGACGCCATCGAACAGATCCTCAATGGCAACGTGTACCTGCCGCCGGACATCATCCGCACCCAGAAAAGCCAGCCGGGGCGGCGCAGCAGCGAGACCCCGAGCTTCCCCCCGGAACTGCTCCAGGCCCTGACCCGCAAACAGCTGTTGGTGCTGGAACGCATGACCAAGGGCGAATCCAACAAGCAGATCGCCTACACCCTGGACATTGCCGAAACCACGGTGAAGGCCCACGTCTCGGCGATTCTGCGCAAGCTCAACGTGCACAACCGGGTGCAAGCGATCCTGAGTGCCGGGGACATCGATTTCGGTGCCTACCTGCGCCGCTGA
- a CDS encoding type II toxin-antitoxin system ParD family antitoxin, producing the protein MSTMNISLPDALKSFVDDQVSQRGYSTSSEYVCELIRKDQDRQHLRGLLLAGAQSAPGTAVQGDYFESLRARVHKARG; encoded by the coding sequence ATGAGCACCATGAACATCTCCCTGCCGGACGCTCTCAAGTCCTTTGTCGATGATCAAGTCAGCCAGCGCGGCTACAGCACCAGCAGTGAATATGTGTGTGAGCTGATTCGCAAGGATCAGGATCGGCAACATCTGCGTGGCCTGTTGTTGGCCGGTGCTCAATCGGCGCCGGGCACTGCTGTGCAGGGTGACTATTTCGAATCCCTGCGTGCCAGGGTTCACAAGGCGCGAGGATGA
- a CDS encoding YVTN family beta-propeller repeat protein, with amino-acid sequence MRRPLLCRSALCAGLLLAAGHAMAATAWVSNEKDNSLSLIDLQTLEVTETLPVGQRPRGLLLSHDNKLLYICASDSDRVQVMDVATRKIIKELPSGKDPEQFALHPNNRWLYVSNEDDALVTVIDTETAKVLGQINVGVEPEGMAVSPDGKWAVNTSETTNMLHWIDTSTQTLADSTLVDQRPRFVEFNQDGSRLWASAEIGGTVTILDVATRQVLKTLNFKIKGVHPDKVQPVGIKLSADGKYAFVALGPANHVAVIDAKTYEILDYLLVGRRVWQLAFTPDQSQLLATNGVSGDVSVIDVNSLKVLKSVKVGRYPWGVVVTP; translated from the coding sequence ATGCGCCGCCCTCTTCTCTGCCGCTCCGCCCTCTGCGCGGGCCTGCTGCTCGCCGCCGGGCACGCCATGGCCGCCACGGCCTGGGTCTCCAATGAAAAGGACAACAGCCTGAGCCTGATCGACCTGCAGACCCTGGAAGTCACCGAGACACTGCCGGTGGGTCAGCGCCCGCGGGGGTTGCTGCTGTCCCATGACAATAAGCTGCTGTACATCTGCGCCAGCGACTCGGACCGGGTCCAGGTGATGGACGTGGCGACCCGCAAGATCATCAAGGAGCTGCCCTCCGGCAAGGACCCCGAGCAGTTCGCCCTGCACCCCAACAACCGCTGGCTGTACGTGTCCAACGAGGACGATGCGCTGGTCACGGTGATCGACACCGAGACCGCCAAGGTCCTCGGCCAGATCAACGTCGGGGTCGAGCCCGAAGGCATGGCGGTGAGCCCCGACGGCAAGTGGGCGGTGAACACCAGCGAAACCACCAACATGCTGCACTGGATCGACACCAGCACCCAGACCCTGGCCGACAGCACCCTGGTGGACCAGCGCCCGCGCTTCGTCGAGTTCAACCAGGACGGCTCAAGGCTTTGGGCCTCGGCGGAAATCGGCGGCACCGTGACCATCCTCGACGTGGCCACGCGCCAGGTGCTCAAGACCCTGAATTTCAAGATCAAGGGCGTGCACCCGGACAAGGTGCAGCCGGTAGGGATCAAGCTCAGCGCCGATGGCAAATACGCCTTCGTCGCCCTGGGCCCGGCCAACCACGTGGCGGTGATCGACGCCAAGACCTACGAAATCCTCGACTACCTGCTGGTGGGGCGGCGGGTCTGGCAGCTGGCATTCACCCCGGACCAGAGCCAGTTGCTGGCCACCAACGGGGTCAGCGGCGATGTTTCGGTGATCGATGTGAACAGCCTCAAGGTGCTCAAGTCGGTGAAGGTCGGGCGCTATCCCTGGGGCGTGGTGGTGACCCCATGA
- a CDS encoding PQQ-dependent catabolism-associated CXXCW motif protein: MPRALQTLALLSLSLTLGMAHAETPLFSTEGYRTSLYRSPTPLQIDQGRIIDTPGLQELLKEQPAPLLIDVYRRQWLQGRFIDSEPHANLPGSHWLANTGDGELSPEWQAYFAGNLQRLSHADPQRALVFYCRADCWLSWNAVKRAAALGYKNIYWYRDGLDAWEAAGLPVEAARPQPFP; the protein is encoded by the coding sequence ATGCCCCGTGCCCTGCAGACCCTGGCCCTGCTGTCCCTGAGCCTGACTCTGGGAATGGCCCATGCCGAGACTCCGCTGTTTTCCACCGAGGGCTATCGCACCAGCCTGTACCGCAGCCCGACCCCGCTGCAGATCGACCAGGGCCGGATCATCGACACCCCGGGCCTGCAAGAGCTGCTCAAGGAGCAACCGGCGCCCCTGCTGATCGACGTCTACCGTCGGCAATGGCTGCAAGGCCGCTTCATCGACAGCGAGCCCCACGCCAACCTCCCCGGCAGCCACTGGCTGGCCAACACCGGCGACGGCGAACTGAGCCCCGAGTGGCAGGCTTATTTCGCCGGCAACCTGCAACGGCTGAGCCACGCCGACCCGCAGCGCGCCCTGGTGTTCTATTGCCGTGCCGATTGCTGGCTGAGCTGGAACGCGGTAAAACGCGCGGCAGCCCTGGGCTATAAGAACATCTACTGGTACCGCGACGGCCTGGATGCCTGGGAGGCCGCCGGCCTGCCCGTGGAGGCGGCCCGGCCGCAACCCTTTCCCTGA
- a CDS encoding response regulator transcription factor, with product MNILLVDDHAVVRQGYASLLRAVLPAMQVREAASGEEALARVAEEVPQLVIMDFGLPGISGLETTRRLRQRLPQLRVLFFSMHDELPLVRQALEAGASGYLTKNSAPQVLIEAVHRVLAGHAYIEQPLATQLACTPAQNSSDPRLQSMTQRELEIFVMLAKGTPARVIAEQLCISAKTVSNHLTLLKSKLQVSSHAELVHLGIDMGVVRVAG from the coding sequence ATGAACATCTTGTTGGTGGATGACCACGCCGTGGTCCGCCAGGGTTACGCCAGCCTGCTGCGCGCGGTATTGCCGGCGATGCAGGTGCGCGAAGCGGCCAGCGGCGAAGAGGCCCTGGCCCGGGTCGCCGAAGAAGTGCCGCAGCTGGTGATCATGGATTTCGGCCTGCCGGGCATCAGCGGCCTGGAGACCACCCGCCGCCTGCGCCAGCGCCTGCCGCAGCTGCGGGTGCTGTTTTTCAGCATGCACGACGAACTGCCCCTGGTGCGCCAGGCCCTGGAGGCGGGAGCCTCGGGCTACCTGACCAAGAACTCCGCGCCCCAGGTGCTGATCGAAGCGGTGCACCGTGTGCTGGCCGGGCACGCCTACATCGAACAGCCCCTGGCCACGCAACTGGCCTGCACCCCGGCGCAGAACAGCAGCGACCCGCGTTTGCAGAGCATGACCCAGCGCGAGCTGGAGATCTTCGTGATGCTGGCCAAGGGCACCCCGGCGCGGGTGATTGCCGAGCAGTTGTGCATCAGCGCCAAGACCGTGTCCAACCATTTGACCTTGCTCAAGAGCAAGCTGCAGGTCAGCTCCCATGCGGAGTTGGTGCATTTGGGGATTGATATGGGGGTGGTGCGGGTGGCGGGGTGA
- a CDS encoding ABC transporter ATP-binding protein, whose protein sequence is MNALEVSQLSFAYGPRQALDQVSLSLAPGRFAALLGPNGAGKSTLIALLTRLYDLQQGDIRVGGCSLRNAARAALRQLGVVFQQSTLDLDLSVEQNLHYHAALHGLSRRQGQARIDAELARQGLSERRRDSVRALNGGHRRRVEIARALLHEPRLLLLDEASAGLDPASRLALNRHIRQLCQEQRLSVLWTTHLLDEVQADDQLLILHQGRLVASGVAGTISQEQGGDLSAAFARLTQNPQPRPAPIGEPLA, encoded by the coding sequence ATGAACGCCCTGGAGGTCAGCCAGCTGAGCTTCGCCTACGGCCCGCGCCAGGCCCTCGATCAGGTCAGCCTGAGCCTGGCTCCCGGGCGCTTCGCCGCGCTCTTGGGCCCCAACGGCGCCGGCAAGTCGACCCTGATCGCCCTGCTCACAAGGCTCTACGACCTGCAGCAGGGCGACATCCGCGTCGGCGGCTGCTCGCTGCGCAACGCCGCCCGGGCCGCCCTGCGCCAGCTCGGCGTGGTGTTCCAGCAAAGCACCCTGGACCTGGACCTGAGCGTGGAGCAGAACCTGCACTACCACGCCGCGCTGCATGGCCTGTCGCGGCGCCAGGGGCAGGCGCGGATCGACGCCGAACTGGCGCGCCAGGGCTTGAGCGAACGGCGCCGGGATAGCGTGCGCGCCCTCAATGGCGGCCACCGCCGGCGGGTGGAGATCGCCCGCGCCCTGCTGCATGAACCGCGCCTGCTGCTGCTCGATGAAGCCAGCGCCGGCCTCGACCCCGCCAGCCGCCTGGCGCTCAACCGGCACATTCGCCAGCTGTGCCAGGAACAGCGTCTGAGCGTGCTCTGGACCACCCACCTGCTGGATGAGGTGCAGGCCGACGACCAGTTGCTGATCCTGCATCAGGGGCGCCTGGTGGCCAGTGGCGTGGCCGGCACCATCAGCCAGGAACAGGGCGGCGACCTGAGCGCGGCCTTCGCCCGCCTGACCCAGAATCCCCAGCCACGCCCGGCCCCGATCGGAGAACCGCTCGCATGA